A section of the Bifidobacterium sp. ESL0728 genome encodes:
- the pstS gene encoding phosphate ABC transporter substrate-binding protein PstS, whose protein sequence is MHSTTCKRLIAVVSSFAMMAALSACGDNTSPIDSSNATKGKDSGISGEFHGAGASSQQGAVEAWIATYQNHNRNAKIAYNPSGSGAGVSTFLTGAIAWAGTDAPLNEAQIEQSKAICESGSAFDVPVYVSPIAVMFNLKGISGQGKHLNMDASVIARIFDGKITQWNDDAIKAENPKVNLPATPITVVHRSDKSGTTNNFTSYLKAAAPNDWSYEAQENWPNEVGQAAKGTDGVVSSIGQADGTVGYADLAKAGNFGTVSVKVGTDYVAPVADAAAKTVNASPLQQMPKGSKRVVVNVDYATSVAGDYPIVSSSYAVACPAYKDRKTGVFVRDWLGYVLSDSGQKVAADNTGSAALGGTLTKKALKSVNGIQTK, encoded by the coding sequence ATGCACAGCACTACGTGTAAACGCCTCATCGCTGTTGTTTCTTCGTTCGCGATGATGGCCGCGCTTTCGGCTTGTGGCGACAACACCAGCCCGATTGATTCCTCCAACGCAACCAAAGGCAAGGATTCCGGTATCTCCGGCGAATTCCACGGTGCCGGAGCCTCCTCGCAGCAGGGGGCTGTGGAAGCTTGGATCGCGACGTATCAAAACCACAACCGCAACGCGAAAATCGCCTATAACCCTTCCGGTTCCGGGGCCGGCGTCTCTACGTTTCTGACCGGTGCCATCGCTTGGGCGGGGACAGACGCCCCGTTGAACGAAGCGCAAATCGAGCAGTCCAAGGCCATCTGCGAATCCGGCAGCGCCTTTGATGTTCCGGTTTATGTTTCGCCGATCGCCGTCATGTTCAATCTCAAAGGCATTTCCGGACAGGGCAAGCACCTGAATATGGATGCCAGCGTCATCGCGCGGATTTTCGACGGGAAAATCACCCAGTGGAACGACGACGCCATCAAGGCCGAAAATCCGAAAGTGAATCTGCCGGCCACGCCGATCACCGTGGTCCATCGTTCCGACAAGTCCGGGACCACCAACAATTTCACTTCGTATCTGAAAGCCGCAGCGCCGAACGATTGGAGTTACGAGGCGCAGGAAAACTGGCCCAACGAGGTCGGGCAGGCGGCCAAGGGCACCGACGGCGTGGTCAGCAGCATCGGCCAGGCCGACGGGACGGTGGGTTACGCGGACCTCGCCAAGGCAGGCAATTTCGGTACTGTTTCGGTCAAGGTCGGCACTGATTACGTGGCACCGGTCGCCGACGCCGCCGCGAAAACAGTGAACGCCTCGCCGTTGCAACAGATGCCCAAGGGAAGCAAACGCGTGGTCGTGAATGTCGACTATGCCACCAGCGTTGCCGGAGATTATCCGATTGTCTCTTCGTCCTACGCCGTGGCATGCCCGGCATACAAGGACCGGAAAACCGGCGTGTTTGTGCGCGACTGGCTGGGCTATGTCTTGAGCGACAGCGGCCAGAAGGTCGCTGCGGACAACACCGGTTCGGCGGCGCTCGGGGGAACGTTGACGAAGAAGGCTCTGAAATCCGTGAACGGGATACAAACAAAATAA
- the pstC gene encoding phosphate ABC transporter permease subunit PstC, producing the protein MFHAVAVGCGALILVALGAVVLFLLLRAWPIFAGPQAKTSAVFVSLSGGKAHGFWQYVGPLVFGTVVIAALALAIAFFVAVGVALFITFYVHKRIRTVLNYVVDLLAAIPSVIYGLWGALVLVPAMYPFWNWVSVHLGWIPLFAGPAANPPRTVASAAVILAIMIMPIITSMTRDIFAQTPRLNQEAALALGATKWEMIKLTALPFAKSGMVSASMLALGRALGETMAVMMVLSPGMTYSWHWLEASKSQTIAANIAAQYPEADSLGVSALIATGLVLFVITFVVNLLARRITRKGGAR; encoded by the coding sequence ATTTTCCACGCTGTGGCCGTGGGTTGCGGGGCGCTGATTCTGGTGGCATTGGGCGCGGTCGTGCTCTTCCTGCTGCTGCGCGCCTGGCCGATTTTCGCCGGCCCGCAGGCCAAGACTTCCGCCGTTTTCGTTTCCTTGAGCGGCGGCAAGGCGCACGGGTTCTGGCAATATGTCGGGCCTCTGGTTTTCGGTACGGTGGTGATTGCGGCGCTCGCGCTGGCAATCGCCTTTTTTGTCGCCGTCGGTGTCGCTTTGTTTATTACTTTTTACGTTCATAAACGCATTCGTACCGTGCTCAATTATGTGGTCGATCTGCTGGCCGCGATTCCCTCGGTCATCTACGGTCTGTGGGGTGCGCTGGTACTGGTGCCGGCGATGTATCCGTTCTGGAATTGGGTTTCCGTGCATCTCGGCTGGATTCCGCTTTTCGCCGGACCCGCCGCCAACCCGCCTCGCACCGTTGCCAGCGCCGCGGTGATTCTGGCCATCATGATCATGCCGATCATCACTTCGATGACCCGTGACATTTTTGCCCAGACCCCGCGGCTCAACCAGGAGGCGGCGCTCGCGCTCGGGGCGACCAAATGGGAAATGATCAAGCTTACCGCTCTGCCATTCGCCAAGTCCGGCATGGTGTCGGCCTCGATGCTGGCACTCGGGCGCGCGCTGGGGGAGACGATGGCCGTGATGATGGTGCTCTCGCCAGGCATGACCTATTCGTGGCACTGGCTAGAGGCCTCGAAAAGCCAGACCATCGCCGCCAATATCGCCGCGCAATATCCCGAGGCCGATTCGCTCGGTGTCTCCGCCTTGATTGCCACTGGTCTGGTGCTCTTCGTCATCACGTTCGTGGTCAATCTCCTCGCCCGACGCATCACGCGGAAGGGAGGTGCGCGATGA
- the pstA gene encoding phosphate ABC transporter permease PstA codes for MENASADSETVSSQSARPTPDFSRFKPSEALLKRREWKSRIMAGVIGLAFVVAMIPLISLLWTTIVRGVKRLNLNFLAFNMSGVIGGMPTPSGGHGGIEHAIIGTLEVTLGAMLISVPVGLMCAIYLVEYARGGKFAKAISLLVNVMSGIPSIVAGLFAFSLFAILMGPGVSNGFEGSVALSILMIPTVVNSSVEMLRIVPDDLREASYALGVTKSRTIVKVVLRTALPGIVSGVILAIARVIGETAPLLMTAGFIVTTNWNLFSGQMTTLPVFVYQEYSKMSVTCPPNAGPGCVASIPTERSWAAALVLIAIVLVLNLIGRLVQRLFSVEAK; via the coding sequence GTGGAGAATGCCTCGGCAGATTCGGAAACGGTATCTTCGCAATCAGCACGTCCGACCCCCGATTTCTCGAGATTCAAGCCTTCTGAGGCTCTGCTCAAGCGGCGCGAATGGAAGAGCCGGATTATGGCCGGGGTTATAGGCCTTGCGTTTGTCGTCGCGATGATTCCGCTGATTTCCCTGCTTTGGACCACCATCGTGCGGGGCGTGAAACGGCTGAATCTCAACTTCCTCGCGTTCAACATGTCCGGCGTCATCGGCGGCATGCCCACACCCTCAGGCGGGCACGGGGGCATCGAGCACGCCATCATCGGCACGCTCGAAGTGACGCTCGGCGCGATGCTGATTTCCGTGCCGGTCGGCCTGATGTGCGCGATCTATCTGGTCGAATACGCGCGCGGCGGCAAATTCGCCAAAGCCATCTCCCTGCTGGTCAACGTGATGAGTGGCATCCCCTCGATCGTCGCCGGTCTCTTCGCCTTCTCGTTGTTTGCGATTCTCATGGGTCCCGGTGTTTCCAACGGTTTCGAAGGTTCCGTTGCACTCTCGATTCTGATGATTCCCACTGTGGTCAATTCCAGTGTCGAGATGCTGCGCATTGTTCCCGACGACCTGCGTGAGGCTTCGTACGCGCTCGGCGTCACCAAATCTCGCACTATCGTCAAAGTCGTCCTGCGAACGGCGTTGCCGGGCATCGTTTCCGGCGTCATCCTCGCCATCGCACGCGTCATCGGCGAAACCGCGCCGCTCTTGATGACCGCCGGATTCATCGTCACGACCAACTGGAACCTCTTCAGCGGCCAGATGACCACGCTGCCTGTCTTTGTCTACCAGGAATACAGCAAGATGTCCGTGACCTGCCCGCCGAACGCCGGCCCGGGCTGTGTAGCATCCATCCCGACCGAACGTTCGTGGGCCGCGGCACTCGTGCTCATCGCCATCGTGCTGGTTCTAAACCTCATCGGCCGCTTGGTACAGCGCCTGTTCAGCGTGGAGGCGAAATGA
- the pstB gene encoding phosphate ABC transporter ATP-binding protein PstB yields MGQRIDVEHLNVYYGDFLAVQDVNLNIQANKVTAFIGPSGCGKSTVLRTLDRMHEITPGARVEGKVLLDGHDLYAKGVDPVAVRRDVGMVFQKANPFPTMSIRENVLAGIRLNNRHISKSDADELVEWALRGANLWNEVKDRLDKPGIGLSGGQQQRLCIARAVAVHPQVLLMDEPCSALDPISTLAVEDLINELKRDYTIVIVTHNMQQAARVADYTAFFNLKAVGKPGHLEYFADTTTMFNNPQNGEAERYISGRFG; encoded by the coding sequence ATGGGGCAACGCATCGATGTCGAACATCTCAACGTCTACTACGGCGATTTCCTCGCCGTTCAGGACGTGAACCTCAACATCCAGGCCAACAAGGTCACCGCCTTCATCGGCCCGTCCGGCTGCGGCAAATCCACCGTCCTGCGCACGCTCGACCGCATGCACGAGATCACACCGGGCGCACGCGTCGAAGGCAAAGTGTTGCTCGATGGCCATGACCTCTATGCCAAAGGCGTTGATCCGGTGGCCGTGCGTCGCGACGTCGGCATGGTCTTCCAAAAGGCGAATCCGTTCCCGACGATGTCCATTCGCGAGAACGTGCTGGCCGGCATTCGTCTCAACAACCGCCACATTTCCAAATCCGACGCCGACGAACTGGTGGAATGGGCTTTGCGCGGGGCAAACCTGTGGAACGAGGTCAAAGACAGGCTTGACAAACCGGGCATCGGACTTTCCGGCGGCCAGCAGCAGCGTTTGTGCATCGCCCGCGCCGTCGCCGTCCACCCGCAGGTGCTCCTGATGGACGAGCCGTGCTCCGCCCTCGACCCGATCTCCACGCTCGCCGTCGAGGATCTGATCAACGAGCTCAAGCGCGACTACACCATCGTCATCGTCACCCACAACATGCAGCAGGCCGCGCGCGTGGCCGATTACACAGCGTTCTTCAACCTGAAGGCTGTCGGCAAACCCGGCCACCTCGAGTATTTCGCCGACACCACCACGATGTTCAACAACCCCCAGAACGGGGAGGCCGAGCGCTACATCTCCGGCCGTTTCGGCTGA
- a CDS encoding NCS2 family permease has product MDRFFHLKENHTTVSTEITAGITTFFAMSYIIVVNPQVLSTTGMPWGAVFLATIIASVAGTLVMGLFANVPYAQSASMGLNAFFAYTVCAGLGFTWQETLCMTFLCGLINILVTVTSIRKLIIACIPESLQHAIGGGIGLFVMYVGMLNVGFISFTPGDPKAAAKGGPIHATPGLSMLNNPVLWVFLIGLTIAIVLTLLNVRGSLLISIIAATIIGIPFGVTTMSNSVSISQTFSQLPTTFLAIFSPQGFPSLFGNLGRLPLVIVTIFAFSMSDMFDTIGTLVGTGRKTGIFSDTDIKNMANGHGFSSKMDKALFADSIATSVGGLFGTSNITTYVESSAGIAAGGRTGLTSVTVSICFLISMFLSPLVSAIPSAATAGVLVVVGCMMASSLKEVNWGDLAEAIPALFASVFMALSYSISYGIAAGFIMYCLVKICKGKAKEVHPVMWIVTALFILDFALQAVL; this is encoded by the coding sequence ATGGACAGGTTCTTCCATCTCAAAGAAAATCACACCACAGTATCCACTGAAATCACGGCGGGCATCACCACCTTCTTCGCGATGAGCTATATCATCGTCGTCAATCCGCAGGTTCTGAGCACCACGGGCATGCCGTGGGGAGCAGTGTTCCTCGCCACCATCATCGCCTCCGTCGCCGGCACGCTCGTGATGGGGCTTTTCGCCAACGTTCCCTACGCACAGTCCGCAAGCATGGGCTTGAACGCGTTCTTCGCCTACACCGTTTGCGCGGGCCTTGGATTTACCTGGCAGGAAACACTGTGTATGACATTTTTGTGTGGCCTGATTAACATTCTCGTCACCGTCACCTCCATCCGTAAGCTCATCATCGCCTGTATCCCCGAATCTTTGCAGCACGCCATCGGCGGCGGCATCGGCCTTTTCGTGATGTACGTAGGCATGTTGAACGTCGGCTTCATTTCCTTCACTCCCGGCGACCCCAAGGCCGCGGCCAAAGGCGGCCCGATTCACGCGACACCAGGGCTATCGATGCTCAACAACCCTGTGCTCTGGGTCTTCCTCATCGGTCTGACCATCGCCATCGTCCTCACCCTGCTCAACGTGCGCGGTTCTCTGCTGATCTCGATTATCGCCGCCACCATCATCGGCATTCCCTTCGGCGTGACCACGATGTCCAATTCCGTCTCGATCAGCCAGACCTTCTCTCAGCTGCCGACGACTTTCCTCGCCATTTTCAGCCCGCAGGGCTTCCCGTCGCTGTTCGGCAACCTCGGCCGGCTGCCCCTCGTCATCGTCACCATCTTCGCCTTCTCCATGTCGGATATGTTCGACACCATCGGTACGCTGGTCGGCACCGGCCGCAAGACCGGCATCTTCTCCGATACCGATATCAAGAACATGGCCAACGGCCACGGCTTCAGCTCCAAGATGGACAAAGCCCTCTTCGCCGATTCCATCGCCACCTCCGTCGGCGGCCTGTTCGGCACCTCCAACATCACCACCTACGTCGAATCCTCGGCAGGCATCGCCGCGGGCGGTCGCACTGGCCTGACTTCCGTGACGGTGTCCATCTGCTTCCTCATCTCGATGTTCCTCTCGCCGTTGGTCTCCGCGATTCCGTCCGCCGCGACGGCCGGCGTGCTCGTCGTGGTCGGCTGCATGATGGCCTCCAGCCTGAAGGAAGTCAACTGGGGCGACCTCGCCGAAGCCATCCCGGCCCTTTTCGCCTCGGTGTTCATGGCGCTTTCCTACTCGATCTCCTACGGCATCGCCGCGGGCTTCATCATGTACTGCCTCGTCAAGATCTGCAAGGGCAAGGCCAAGGAGGTCCATCCGGTGATGTGGATCGTCACCGCCCTCTTCATCCTCGACTTCGCCCTCCAGGCCGTGCTCTGA
- the rplJ gene encoding 50S ribosomal protein L10: MKRPEKEAVIAELTDQFRNADAVYLTEYRGLTVPQISDLREKLGRDTSYSVAKNTLARIAAKEAGYEGFDEALSGPSAITFVKGDYVEAAKVLRDFAKKTPALVIKGGFADGTMYDAEGFMKLASLESRETLLSRMAGDLKGSMSKAARTFVALPTKAVRTFDALREKQEKAA, from the coding sequence ATGAAAAGGCCCGAAAAGGAAGCGGTGATCGCCGAGCTTACGGATCAATTCCGTAACGCCGATGCGGTTTACCTTACCGAGTACCGCGGGCTTACCGTTCCGCAGATTTCCGATCTGCGCGAAAAGCTAGGCCGCGATACTTCCTACTCAGTGGCTAAGAACACGCTCGCTCGCATCGCCGCCAAAGAGGCTGGGTACGAGGGCTTCGATGAAGCACTCTCCGGCCCCTCCGCAATCACCTTCGTCAAGGGTGATTACGTCGAGGCTGCGAAGGTCCTGCGTGACTTTGCCAAGAAAACCCCGGCCCTCGTCATCAAAGGTGGTTTCGCAGACGGAACCATGTACGACGCCGAAGGCTTCATGAAACTCGCGAGCCTCGAATCTCGCGAAACCCTGCTCTCCAGGATGGCAGGCGACCTCAAGGGCTCCATGTCCAAGGCCGCTCGCACGTTCGTCGCTCTGCCCACCAAGGCCGTGCGTACGTTCGACGCCCTGCGCGAGAAGCAGGAAAAGGCCGCTTGA
- the rplL gene encoding 50S ribosomal protein L7/L12, with protein MAKLSSDELLDAFKEMTLVELSDFVKKFEDEFDVEASAPAVAVAAAPAAGAGAGEEEKTEFDVVLSSFGDKKIQVIKAVKNITGKGLADAKALVDGAPATILEKAKKDDAEKAKSEIEEAGGTVELK; from the coding sequence ATGGCTAAGCTCTCAAGCGATGAGCTCCTCGATGCGTTCAAGGAAATGACCCTGGTTGAACTCTCCGACTTCGTCAAGAAGTTCGAGGACGAGTTCGATGTCGAGGCTTCCGCCCCGGCCGTTGCCGTTGCCGCTGCTCCTGCCGCTGGTGCAGGCGCCGGCGAAGAAGAGAAGACCGAGTTCGACGTGGTCCTCTCCTCCTTCGGCGACAAGAAGATCCAGGTCATCAAGGCCGTCAAGAACATCACCGGCAAGGGCCTGGCTGACGCCAAGGCGCTCGTCGACGGCGCTCCTGCCACCATCCTCGAGAAGGCCAAGAAGGATGACGCCGAGAAGGCCAAGTCCGAGATCGAAGAGGCCGGCGGCACCGTCGAACTCAAGTAG
- a CDS encoding FHA domain-containing protein — MSDPRTTKHWVIKVNGSTKVDVGPGENVEIGRRPLRPLADDGHRRLEIDDDTRSMSKRHAVFAVAANGGASVTDLNSTNGSYVVEEKGLRPLTPNQDFILPDSPMRLQFGDVPVDFVRVDVDENDENGNQITDLFDYAASSGENTDIEPDLNDMSVDDILNLRAGEPTTAFSAADVASRIEASVSAGAADNNNAQKPEESAVKDADADAGNIARETPSPIEAKTSQKSETPQADHTIDQISLNVMAPDAHAKDAKARDLFKDAMKSEVEDKTMKASNPAQPAAASKKVSKPAANGTAGPAGSKPLKTRAKVPQVSLPSRQNDEQISQEALRGQQPMTSPAAAQPQTNTNGGNMAATQMQQQQQRQVAQQQQQAQRVAQPRVQQLARQQQQAQRVAQQQAQQAAQQQQTNQFGSVTGQASGQTPVNQNAPLFVAMEEDRRQNGGARPRLDFGGSQDSQNESAGNRPTEERNKFMPPIKDIADSPSVSEGSITNDGSFGAQQSFKPTFEPGSVFEKVSNGEFDHPEPEVEVEGMSSQDAKSTTDFSVQFEMAKHPELLPFLAMNPSLYDDLYAWLSAVGNDDIDAALSQNSGYIEYRKEVGEGRKQ, encoded by the coding sequence GTGTCTGATCCGCGAACGACGAAACATTGGGTCATCAAGGTCAATGGCTCCACGAAAGTCGATGTCGGTCCCGGCGAAAACGTTGAGATCGGCCGCAGACCTTTGCGCCCGCTTGCCGATGATGGACACCGACGTTTGGAAATCGACGACGACACGCGTTCGATGTCGAAACGTCACGCGGTATTCGCGGTGGCGGCCAATGGAGGCGCTTCGGTCACCGATTTGAATTCCACCAACGGCTCGTATGTGGTTGAGGAAAAGGGCTTGCGCCCGCTGACGCCGAATCAGGATTTCATTTTGCCGGATTCGCCGATGAGATTGCAGTTCGGCGACGTTCCGGTGGATTTCGTGCGGGTCGATGTCGATGAAAACGACGAGAACGGCAATCAGATCACCGACCTGTTCGACTATGCGGCCAGTAGTGGCGAAAACACCGATATCGAGCCCGACCTGAACGATATGTCGGTTGATGATATTCTGAACCTGCGCGCGGGGGAGCCGACCACGGCGTTCAGCGCTGCCGATGTGGCCAGCCGTATCGAAGCTTCGGTTTCCGCCGGAGCCGCGGACAATAATAACGCTCAAAAACCGGAGGAATCGGCAGTGAAGGATGCCGATGCCGACGCTGGCAATATTGCGCGCGAAACCCCATCGCCGATCGAAGCCAAAACCAGCCAGAAGTCCGAAACCCCGCAAGCCGACCATACCATCGATCAGATTTCGTTGAATGTGATGGCTCCCGATGCTCACGCCAAGGACGCCAAGGCGCGCGATTTGTTCAAAGATGCCATGAAGAGCGAAGTTGAAGACAAAACTATGAAGGCGTCGAATCCGGCTCAACCTGCCGCTGCCAGCAAAAAGGTTTCGAAGCCGGCTGCCAACGGAACCGCTGGCCCTGCCGGAAGCAAACCATTGAAGACCAGAGCAAAAGTGCCGCAGGTGTCGCTGCCTTCACGTCAAAACGATGAGCAGATTTCCCAAGAAGCTCTTCGCGGGCAGCAGCCAATGACTTCGCCGGCAGCGGCGCAACCGCAAACCAATACGAATGGCGGCAATATGGCTGCCACCCAAATGCAGCAACAGCAGCAACGTCAGGTTGCGCAGCAACAGCAACAGGCACAGAGGGTCGCGCAGCCGCGGGTTCAACAGCTTGCTCGGCAACAACAGCAGGCACAGAGGGTCGCGCAGCAGCAGGCACAGCAAGCCGCGCAGCAACAGCAAACGAATCAGTTTGGCAGTGTAACGGGTCAGGCTTCCGGACAGACTCCAGTCAACCAAAACGCTCCGTTATTTGTCGCCATGGAGGAGGATCGCAGGCAGAACGGCGGTGCCCGTCCTCGCTTGGATTTCGGCGGTTCACAGGATTCGCAAAACGAATCGGCAGGCAACAGGCCAACCGAAGAGCGTAATAAGTTTATGCCCCCGATAAAGGATATTGCGGATTCTCCAAGTGTTTCTGAAGGCTCGATTACCAATGACGGCTCGTTCGGCGCGCAGCAGAGTTTCAAGCCGACTTTCGAACCTGGCTCGGTTTTCGAAAAGGTCTCCAACGGCGAATTCGACCATCCTGAGCCCGAAGTCGAAGTGGAGGGTATGAGCTCGCAAGATGCCAAATCGACTACAGACTTCTCTGTGCAGTTCGAAATGGCGAAGCATCCTGAACTTCTGCCGTTCCTGGCAATGAACCCTTCGTTGTATGACGATTTGTACGCATGGCTTTCGGCGGTAGGCAACGACGATATCGACGCCGCGCTTTCGCAAAATTCAGGATATATCGAGTATCGTAAAGAGGTTGGGGAGGGACGTAAACAATGA